One Clostridia bacterium DNA window includes the following coding sequences:
- a CDS encoding zonular occludens toxin domain-containing protein: MLTMYTGTPGSGKSLHLVREILEWLRKGKHVIANFPLKFDEEEMTKGYADRFFYKLNADITVNSLLEHAIEYGYIENKKESQCLVVYDEAGGKYNSRNVGAADRTEWIDFFSQHRKLGFDFILSCQGEKMIDKQIRTMVETEIVHRKVNNFGLFFLLPFSLFVAIERWYVAKERVGSEFFRYKKKYGDKYDTMKLFEGFKMSPQLLEKIEARKRARLEGVEPEKAVINVSDSPVAEIFENENENEVA, translated from the coding sequence ATGTTAACAATGTATACCGGGACACCAGGGAGCGGAAAAAGCTTGCATCTGGTACGTGAAATATTGGAATGGCTTAGAAAAGGAAAACATGTCATAGCAAACTTTCCATTAAAGTTTGATGAAGAGGAAATGACCAAAGGTTATGCCGATAGATTCTTTTACAAATTAAATGCTGATATAACTGTAAACTCACTCTTGGAGCATGCAATAGAATATGGCTATATTGAGAACAAAAAGGAAAGCCAATGCTTAGTTGTTTATGATGAAGCAGGAGGAAAGTATAACAGTAGGAACGTTGGAGCTGCCGACCGGACAGAATGGATTGACTTCTTTTCACAACACAGGAAACTCGGGTTTGATTTTATCCTGAGCTGCCAAGGCGAAAAGATGATTGATAAACAGATTCGTACAATGGTGGAAACCGAAATAGTACACCGCAAAGTAAATAACTTTGGCCTGTTCTTCTTGTTACCCTTTTCTTTGTTTGTAGCTATAGAACGTTGGTATGTGGCAAAGGAAAGAGTTGGGTCGGAATTCTTCCGCTACAAAAAGAAATACGGGGATAAATACGACACTATGAAGCTTTTTGAAGGCTTCAAAATGTCTCCGCAGCTGCTTGAAAAAATCGAAGCAAGAAAAAGGGCAAGGCTGGAAGGTGTGGAGCCTGAAAAGGCGGTTATTAATGTATCTGACAGTCCGGTTGCTGAAATATTTGAAAATGAAAATGAAAACGAGGTTGCATAA
- a CDS encoding helix-turn-helix domain-containing protein produces the protein MFSGDRLKILRNKKKLTQIELGKIFSISHATINRYEKGVNQPDTETLNKLAEYFDVSVDYLLGRTNLKDADLPQGSYVPEKTVRIPILGVVRAGEPLYAEQNIVGYFTTDIDLLPSGECFYLKVVGDSMNLSHIVDGQLILIRRQEDIENGGVALVLVNGEDATIKKFYKNDNLVTLMPNSSNPVHQPRVIDLKNTPVKVIGKVIGTFISFER, from the coding sequence ATGTTTAGTGGTGATAGACTTAAAATTTTGAGAAATAAAAAAAAACTAACTCAAATTGAGTTAGGAAAAATATTTAGTATTTCTCATGCTACAATAAATAGATATGAAAAAGGCGTTAATCAGCCGGACACAGAAACATTGAATAAATTAGCTGAGTATTTCGATGTTTCTGTCGACTACCTACTTGGAAGAACAAACCTAAAAGATGCTGACCTTCCACAAGGTTCTTATGTCCCTGAAAAAACTGTGAGAATTCCTATACTTGGAGTTGTACGCGCAGGAGAGCCACTTTATGCAGAGCAAAATATAGTAGGCTATTTTACTACCGATATAGATTTGCTTCCTTCCGGGGAATGTTTTTATTTGAAGGTAGTAGGCGATAGCATGAATCTTTCACATATTGTTGATGGGCAACTCATTCTCATCAGAAGGCAGGAGGATATAGAGAATGGGGGAGTTGCCCTGGTATTAGTAAATGGAGAAGATGCAACTATTAAAAAGTTTTATAAAAATGATAATTTAGTTACTTTGATGCCGAATAGTTCTAATCCGGTGCATCAGCCAAGGGTCATTGATTTGAAAAATACACCTGTAAAGGTTATTGGTAAGGTTATTGGGACTTTTATTAGTTTTGAGAGATAA
- a CDS encoding DUF2726 domain-containing protein translates to MPEENIGCLGFVLKLFGLIPKDNIAIDENTKLPYVLRDDFLSPAERSFFQMLQQVISNKAVICPKVSLKDIFFVKTKDNKDFYSYNNKIHLKHVDFLICSKSDLKPVCGIELDDTSHQKEDRVQRDIFVDKVFKDANLQLIRFQNKKSYTMAEIEERLSPIINNEINLNANIASSVLQETDIPICPKCGIPMTLRTSSRGENKGKKFFGCTNYPKCREIMEIQDST, encoded by the coding sequence ATGCCAGAGGAAAATATTGGATGTTTAGGGTTTGTTCTCAAGCTGTTTGGGCTTATACCAAAAGACAATATAGCTATTGACGAGAACACAAAACTACCCTATGTTCTGAGGGATGATTTTCTATCACCCGCGGAGCGCTCATTTTTCCAAATGCTTCAACAAGTAATTTCCAATAAAGCTGTTATTTGTCCAAAAGTTTCATTAAAGGATATATTCTTTGTTAAAACAAAGGATAATAAAGACTTTTATTCCTATAATAATAAGATTCATCTAAAACATGTTGACTTTCTAATTTGTTCAAAATCAGATTTGAAGCCTGTTTGTGGAATTGAGTTAGATGATACTTCACATCAAAAGGAAGACAGGGTGCAGAGAGATATTTTTGTGGATAAAGTATTTAAAGATGCTAACTTACAGTTAATCAGATTTCAAAATAAAAAGAGCTATACAATGGCAGAGATTGAGGAAAGGCTGAGTCCAATAATTAATAATGAAATTAATCTCAATGCAAACATTGCAAGTTCAGTCTTGCAGGAAACAGATATTCCTATTTGCCCTAAATGCGGAATTCCCATGACTTTGAGAACTTCCAGTAGGGGAGAGAATAAAGGGAAGAAGTTTTTCGGATGTACTAATTACCCGAAATGTAGAGAAATTATGGAAATACAGGATTCTACATAA
- a CDS encoding tyrosine-type recombinase/integrase — MKQRISMAKFTPNKTVKDGYKEFITSCKVKNLSEQTIFYYDKNMKIFETFLEIQEISLIKEIDLTVVNEFILYLKALGTMNDISINTVIRAIRAILYYFQKLGYCKPFKIGLIKADKTIKETYTDHELKLLLVKPTMEQFAEYRDWVTINFLLATGVRVGELVGIQVKDVDFEDSVVKVKRGKSRRERHIPLSKTITKVLMEYISVRQCSSEDDYLFCNTFGQKLTEDLCKHSVLRYNRARGVNKTSLHLFRHTFAKMFISTVATYLGCKRFWGIKALISSRNT; from the coding sequence ATGAAACAACGAATCAGTATGGCAAAGTTTACGCCAAATAAGACGGTGAAAGACGGTTATAAGGAATTTATCACGTCATGCAAGGTGAAAAACCTTTCCGAGCAAACAATATTTTACTACGACAAGAATATGAAGATATTCGAGACGTTTCTTGAAATTCAGGAAATATCGCTTATTAAAGAAATCGACCTGACTGTTGTCAACGAGTTTATTCTCTATTTGAAAGCCCTTGGCACTATGAATGATATCAGCATCAATACCGTAATACGTGCAATAAGGGCAATTCTTTACTACTTCCAAAAGCTTGGCTACTGTAAGCCGTTTAAAATAGGTCTCATAAAAGCGGATAAAACAATAAAAGAGACGTATACCGACCACGAGCTAAAGCTGCTGCTGGTAAAGCCCACGATGGAACAGTTTGCCGAATACAGGGATTGGGTAACAATTAACTTCCTATTAGCCACGGGCGTGAGGGTTGGAGAATTGGTAGGCATCCAGGTAAAGGACGTTGATTTCGAGGATTCGGTGGTTAAGGTGAAACGTGGTAAGTCAAGGCGTGAAAGACATATACCCCTGTCTAAAACAATCACGAAGGTTCTAATGGAATATATCAGTGTACGCCAATGCAGCAGCGAGGACGATTATTTGTTCTGTAATACCTTTGGGCAGAAGCTGACGGAGGACTTATGCAAGCACTCCGTATTGAGATACAACCGTGCCCGTGGCGTTAATAAGACCTCACTGCATTTGTTCCGGCATACCTTCGCAAAAATGTTTATCTCAACGGTGGCGACGTATTTAGGCTGCAAAAGATTTTGGGGCATAAAAGCATTGATATCGTCAAGGAATACGTGA